One Chryseobacterium sp. StRB126 genomic region harbors:
- a CDS encoding recombination protein NinG, with protein MKEIKSKKCAVCGDEFIPFRSTQKVCGMSCAISLGKSNIQKQNAKAWQKEKKIRKEKLKTHRDYLNDLQKIFNEFIRVRDKGKPCVSCGCIVNGNGHASHFFAVGSHPNVRFNEDNVHVSCVECNLHRHGNLAEYSLRLPKRIGQERFDMLVIKAKQSLLKLSIPEIKEKIEYYRKRIKELKTK; from the coding sequence ATGAAGGAGATAAAGTCTAAGAAGTGCGCAGTATGTGGGGATGAATTTATACCATTTAGGTCAACTCAGAAAGTATGTGGAATGAGCTGCGCAATTTCTTTAGGCAAATCAAATATTCAAAAGCAAAACGCTAAAGCTTGGCAGAAAGAGAAGAAGATCAGGAAGGAGAAGTTAAAGACTCACAGGGATTATTTAAACGATTTACAGAAAATATTTAACGAGTTTATCAGAGTTAGAGATAAGGGTAAGCCGTGTGTGAGTTGTGGGTGTATAGTTAATGGAAATGGACACGCCAGCCACTTTTTTGCAGTGGGTTCACATCCTAATGTGAGGTTTAATGAAGACAATGTTCATGTTAGTTGTGTTGAGTGTAATTTACATAGACATGGGAATCTAGCTGAGTATTCTTTAAGGCTTCCAAAGCGAATAGGACAAGAAAGATTTGATATGCTTGTTATAAAGGCTAAACAGTCGTTGTTAAAGCTGTCAATTCCAGAGATAAAAGAAAAGATTGAGTATTACCGTAAAAGGATTAAAGAACTAAAAACAAAATAA
- a CDS encoding terminase small subunit, translating to MAKKKIEDNEGRMPDGKFAEGNAISIGNEGGRPLKFANPAELEPLLHGYFEWADQNPWIKNDVVKGGEFAGTPLQIPTQRPYTLIALCHYLGISLNAWKDYEARAEFITVTTWAREKINNQQVEGAMVGAFNANLTARLQGISDKQEQTVKSEIKITDPPKWVVVDASKK from the coding sequence ATGGCAAAGAAGAAGATTGAAGATAATGAAGGGAGAATGCCGGACGGAAAGTTTGCGGAGGGAAATGCTATTTCTATAGGCAACGAAGGGGGACGACCATTAAAGTTTGCTAATCCTGCTGAATTAGAGCCTTTATTACATGGATATTTCGAATGGGCAGATCAAAACCCATGGATAAAGAATGATGTAGTAAAAGGAGGGGAGTTTGCAGGAACACCTTTACAAATTCCTACTCAGCGTCCATATACTTTAATTGCGTTATGTCATTACCTTGGAATATCTCTTAATGCTTGGAAAGACTATGAAGCAAGGGCGGAGTTTATTACAGTCACAACATGGGCGAGGGAAAAAATAAACAATCAACAGGTAGAGGGAGCTATGGTTGGTGCATTCAATGCCAATTTAACAGCTAGACTTCAAGGTATATCCGATAAGCAAGAACAAACAGTCAAAAGTGAAATTAAAATCACCGATCCACCTAAATGGGTTGTTGTTGATGCTAGCAAGAAATGA